Genomic window (Diorhabda carinulata isolate Delta chromosome 11, icDioCari1.1, whole genome shotgun sequence):
GAACCGATATCATGTCCTGAAATACATTGTTTGAATTGCGAAGCTGCTACAACACCAATAGACGGTTGCTGTCCTATTTGCAAGCCAGTATCGTGTGAATCTGCTACAACATCTACTGATGATTGCAGCCCTAGTTCTAGATCAGTGTTTTGTCCTGAAATAGAATGTAATGCAAGCGAAACGGCAGTTTCACTTCCTGGAATCTACTGTCCTATCTGCATACCTAAATCATGTCCTGAACTTTCTTGTGACATTTGTGAAAAAGCAGTCAATTATCCTTATAAAGATTGTCCTGTTTGTGAACGGATAGTTTGTCCAAATTTGCTATGTGATAGTTGTTCAACTGCTGTTCAACTGCCAGGTGACTGTTGTCCTACTTGTCAACCAAAATTGTGTCCTAATAGTCAATGCTCGATTTGTGAGGTTGCTGTAACCGTTGCTGGTGAATGTTATCCGAGCTGTTCGCCAATTTCCTGCCCTTTTCTGGATTGTAACTCACACGAAACTGAGTTTCTTCTTCCTGGCATTTGCTGTCCTATATGCATACCTAAATCATGCCCAGCACTTTTATGTGATGTTTGTGAAAAAGCAATCACTTATCCTTATGAAGATTGTACTGTTTGTGAACGAATAGTATGTCCAAAATTGCAATGTGATAGTTCTTCAACGGCCGTTCAACTCCCTGGTGACTGTTGTCCTACTTGTCAACCGAAATTGTGTCCTAATAGTCAGTCTGTTTCAATTGAAGATGCTATAACACCCTTTGGTGACAATTTCTCACCAATATTTGGTGATAAAATACAGTGTGGCAGTTGCGAATTTCCTGTTATACTTCCCGGAGAATATTGTCCTACATGTCAACCGATATTTTGTCCAAATATTCAATGTTCAACATGTGAAGTTGCCGTAATAACTATTGGACAATGTTGTCCTATTTGCGTACCAGTATATTGTCCAAAATTTAGATGTATTTCCAACGAAATTGCTGTTAACGTCTCGGGTAATTGTTGTCCAGTTCGCGAACCCACTTTTTGTCCAAATACACAATGTAATCCTTGTGAAACTGCTATTTTAAGTCTTGGAAATATGTCAGCAGAATCATTTGAAAAGTGGTTCAATGAACATTCCACCATAGTCAGTAATAGTTACGGACAACGAATCCTACAACTCGTATCAACTCCTCAAAATAAtagtagtaacaaagctcaaattttagcatttatgtctgGAAAAAAAAATCCTATTCTTGTCACCAATCGTGAAAAAAAGTCTAAAGTTAGAGAAAATGTATTGTATATTGCCAAGttgtgcaaagaacagggtcatactcttctTAGACTACCTTCTTACCATTGCATATTGGAATGtaaactgagtaaagaggttgtgaAACTCGTGAAGAAATTTCTAGCAGccgataattttgaaaaaactgtgttgaatatgtcatcaaagaagaagatgattaagtggtatcaccctctttgcaatccatcataattcaatcaaatgatgactctactTTATACGATACTcactaccatgattatttatattgataatttcgtattgaaatgtttttttttcttttgttttatttcgttttccagaaaaaaaaacgaacggGGAACAAAAAGGGCTTAGCTCATGTCTGGTAtcttgtttaaaccaaactcacttacagacaggtacattttactcgtctatttacgtttcatgatttaatattcattataaatttataaaatgatgtaGCTACCTACGCCTATGACAtattttataatctgcaattgatattggaagaactatcaAATCAGTTCATTcttctgaaatatattttatgtaatggtaaaattttttgtctacCAGTGTATTATTAAAGAATGTGCGCTACCTTTGTTATATTCTAGAGCGTAATAATGAAGATACCTAATTGATTGATGTCTATACACTGTTGCCAGTTTATATTCCCGATAAACTCAAATACTTGAACATTGGTTGTAGATAATTCTTATATGTGGCAACTGCGCCGTCGCGTCGAAGCACTCAGACTGATCTGTTTTAATATAAACGTGGTCCTTGGTTTGTGTCAACATTCCAATTAGTAGATAAcctaaatttttaatatgataCTAATAtagttttaacaaaataaaaatacaattaaacttttatttattaatattagcGTTTTAGTTATAATGAGTGCCAAAGttttacttctattttttttaattatcataagTGTAAGTGATGTGAATTCCGCGAAGATCTTGGGAATATTTGCTTTCTTTTCACCAAGTCATTATTTTCTGGGTAAAGAATTAATGGTAGGTCTGGCTGAAAATGGTAACGATGTAACGATGCTGACgattttcgaagaaaaaaatctacCAAAGAATGTTAAGTATAGACATATTACCATGGAAGGAGTACTTGAAAAACAACAAggtaaatcgaaaaatttaatgtatataaaaaagtttttattatataattttgatattgaaaatatctataatgTATAAAGTcatgtttttgaattattatcaaagtaaaagtttaataatagtatTTCCGTTAtcgtaaaattattaattgattacgaaaaaattttaaatgagctcAAGAGTCTCGAAAACCTACTAAAATTGATTGATTAGATGATAggaataaaaaatgattctttaATGTTTGGCGGCGAAGGACGcgtatacaaattttcaaaattgtaaaaaaaatagtgaaatgaaaatactacgtcagattatgatatttttcatgCTCCAATATGTCACTgaagtaaaataaatatcaattaatctGACGATTTTCTTATTGGGTCATATTTTAAAGGAATTTCGAGGGATAGTGGTATTTCTAAAATTTGTGGTGACCATTGAATGTGTGCAAATTTATGTTCCCAACCCCAACTTCAATCAATAGGCCTTAAAGGCTTTCAATAGGTCACGAGAAAATGAATGATGCGGTATTCCTGGCCTCTGAATGTACTGAATGTTCTCCGCATTTTTTATAAGATGTAGAATCGTAGAATTCAgctttttttatgtagaaagcTAGCACAAGATTACACTCGAGTAGATTGTGTGGTATCTACCGTATCAGCTACCTtgggtagctgattccacaggcttgtacctctccaaagaaaggagtttaaataaattgacgTTTTCGTGTCTGTGAACCACGTCTGCCTATCGAGAAAATCTTGCAATTACTGTTCTAGGTAGCATCATGTTATAGatcagcgacctttcttctatgttCTAAACTATGCAAGTTTCTGATTCTTACTCTGGGTCGTTTATAAGTCGAAATtatctcttctgtattgagttcagctccaaatgtgcgagcaatacttCGAAGATGGTCGAATCTGGGctttgtagaggattagaagctgttgcgtgATATAAAGTATTTCACTCCAAGTTTTTATGAAACTACCTTAGCTAATTAGGTTATGGTGTACTTGTAACACCTCACCCAACAATTAATTAATATCTCAATCACACTCAATCGAAATCTAGAAGTTCAACCGTTTCAACCGGTTAAGTTGTTGGCCATGCTCTAGACTTAGATATATATAGTGATAGATTTAATGGCTTCAAGAGCAgattaattatgatttttttctttcaccAGCCGCCCTAACTGTAACCAATACTACCCTACATCAAATTTGACTCTAGCTATAGCCTTTTGTATTAAGAATGcactaaattttattaatataaccAACGAACTGCACAAAAAACATAATTCTAGACATtagtaacaataataatgttttttttgttgttttcagaAATGTTTAAGAATTTTACAAGCAAAGTAGGATCTTACAGTGTCctttatatgatttttaaccCAATGGGTGGAGTTTTATCAGAAATGGTATTCAATAACCCACAAATGAAACAATTGATACAatcgaaagaaaaatttgatgttgTCATAGTACcacaattttttatggaatCACCAAAAGCTTTGGCTGCTCATTTCGACGCACATCTAGTTCTTTTCAATAACCACGCGGCTCATTCCTGGATGAACCATTTCGTTGGTAATCCATCTCTACCGTCCCTCGATACTCAACTTGTGTTAGGATTTCCGGCTCTAATGAATTTCAAACAAAGATTAATTAACACTTTAGTTGCTAGCTTGTGGTACGTCAAGCAAGTACTGATTGAATATCCCGCAGAAGCGGAAATTGTACGTAAATACATTTCAAAAGATATCGATTTGACTCAAGTTCAGTATAACGTTTCTTTGGTGTTATCAAATTCCCACATAAGTTTGAATCGAGCTACTTCATCGGTACCTTGTATGAAAGAAATTGCCGGATTTCATATTAAACCTCCGAAAAAATTACCGgacgatttgaaaaaatatctggACGAATCTGAAAACGGTGTCATATACTTCAGCATGGGAACGAATTTGAAAAGTGCCGAATTAACTGAAGAAACGAGGCAGAGTTTAATGAAAGCTTTCGCTAAAAGGAAGGAGAATgttttgtggaaatttgaaaGTGACGATCTGCCGGGAAAACCCGATAACGTTAGAATAGAAAAATGGTTACCACAATCTGATTTATTAGGTAAGTTGCGATGTCAATGTCCATCATGCCGTGTCAGGTTTCCTGGATTTAATGTTTTTGTCAGTATTAACCCCTTGAGGTGGTGcctcttttttattataagatgGAGGGGAGGAAGGTATAGCAGTATCTCTAAAGCTATGATGGGGCAGGTTAACTTTACCCCATCGACTACCAAAAAGCGATTCCTACATGATCAGggatttgaagattttttagtatattttgtaatgaaatatgGAAGAATACATCAAATAATATTCTATATTCAAAGCTTTGCTTTCATAATAGCACTGTGGGCAGTCAAGGGCCGTTAAATACATAGACCAGTATCTTACTTAACATTACTAAAGGTCGATATCGTTTGAGAAGCTGATCAGACGGTTTGGCTTGAACCTTTTGATTTCATTAACATATTACTTTCATATCTACCCAGATAAGGATCATAATCAGGATATTTTAGAGTTTTTGAAGTCATTTACAATTGCCCCAGATGTCGGAAATTAGTACTTTCACCAATAATTGGTTGACTCGACTAAACGCGGGCTTGAATTTTATGTGCAACAccagtttattaaataatttatttgatacaaCCGGGCTTTCAATTTGCGGTGCAACACgaaataattaaacaatttatataGTATAAACCaagtttaaaatttgttgtgcgacacaaatttattgaacaatttgcTTGGTATACACCGTGGTTTACATTTGCTGTGCAACAccagtt
Coding sequences:
- the LOC130899688 gene encoding UDP-glycosyltransferase UGT5-like isoform X2 translates to MSAKVLLLFFLIIISVSDVNSAKILGIFAFFSPSHYFLGKELMVGLAENGNDVTMLTIFEEKNLPKNVKYRHITMEGVLEKQQEMFKNFTSKVGSYSVLYMIFNPMGGVLSEMVFNNPQMKQLIQSKEKFDVVIVPQFFMESPKALAAHFDAHLVLFNNHAAHSWMNHFVGNPSLPSLDTQLVLGFPALMNFKQRLINTLVASLWYVKQVLIEYPAEAEIVRKYISKDIDLTQVQYNVSLVLSNSHISLNRATSSVPCMKEIAGFHIKPPKKLPDDLKKYLDESENGVIYFSMGTNLKSAELTEETRQSLMKAFAKRKENVLWKFESDDLPGKPDNVRIEKWLPQSDLLAHPNIKLFITHGGFLSTIETLYHGVPTVAIPVFADQKQNAELSVSAGFAKIVNFADISEQTISDAIDEVITNKK
- the LOC130899688 gene encoding UDP-glycosyltransferase UGT5-like isoform X1 is translated as MSAKVLLLFFLIIISVSDVNSAKILGIFAFFSPSHYFLGKELMVGLAENGNDVTMLTIFEEKNLPKNVKYRHITMEGVLEKQQEMFKNFTSKVGSYSVLYMIFNPMGGVLSEMVFNNPQMKQLIQSKEKFDVVIVPQFFMESPKALAAHFDAHLVLFNNHAAHSWMNHFVGNPSLPSLDTQLVLGFPALMNFKQRLINTLVASLWYVKQVLIEYPAEAEIVRKYISKDIDLTQVQYNVSLVLSNSHISLNRATSSVPCMKEIAGFHIKPPKKLPDDLKKYLDESENGVIYFSMGTNLKSAELTEETRQSLMKAFAKRKENVLWKFESDDLPGKPDNVRIEKWLPQSDLLAHPNIKLFITHGGFLSTIETLYHGVPTVAIPVFADQKQNAELSVSAGFAKIVNFADISEQTISDAIDEVITNKKYTENAKYKSKIFHDRPMAPIQEAVYWIDYIVRYNGAPHLRVASAVLTWYQFYMLDVLLTIFLIIFVVIFILKTIFGFVYRKVCRSQNKSVQSSTKKVKRH